In the Streptomyces sp. WMMC940 genome, GCCGGCCGGCCTGCGGGTGCTGTACGTGGCGCTGACCCGCGCCACCCAGCAGCTCACCGTGGTCTCGGGCCGGCGCGACGAGCCGGACGCGGACGGGGTCCCGGATCTGCTGAGGGACTGAGGGCCCGCCCGGACCTGCCGGGGGACGTCCCGCACGCCCCCCGTCCTGTTGGCGGACCGCGGGCCGGACGGGGCGGACGGCCGAACGGGGGTCAACTCGCGGAGCGGGGAATCACCTTCTGGGACTCTTTGTTAGCCTGTGTGTGGCACCGGCTCGATCCAAGCCCCCGGGCCCAACCTTCGTCCCTCAGAGGGACCACTTGCCGCGAGGCGAGCATGGCGGGTCGGTGTCACCAGAGCATCGGGAAGAGGAGGTCCGCGTCACCACGGTGACGCGGACCTCTTCCGTTTCCCCGTTCTTCTGCCGCTCCATTGCTTCTCGTATGGTGGAAGAAATTTTCCAAAACCAAAACGACCAGTATTACCTGCTACTGGCAGGTAGGTGCGACCATCGGATGGCTCCGCCCGGTCACCACCGGGCGGTGCGGCAACGAAGCTAGGGAAAGCAGAGGAACTCGGCCATGGCAACGGCGCCCAGCGTCTCGTACTCGATGACGGTCCGGCTGGAGGTGCCCGCGAGCGGAACCGCGGTCTCGCAGCTCACCACCGCCGTGGAGTCCTCCGGCGGCTCGGTCACCGGTCTCGACGTCACCGCGTCCGGCCACGAGAAGCTCCGGATCGACGTCACCATCGCGGCGACCTCCACGACGCACGCGGACGAGATCGTCGAGAAGCTGAACGGCATCGAGGGCGTCACCCTCGGCAAGGTGTCCGACCGGACCTTCCTCATGCACCTCGGCGGCAAGATCGAGATGCAGTCCAAGCACCCCATCCGCAACCGTGACGACCTCTCCATGGTCTACACCCCGGGCGTGGCCCGCGTGTGCATGGCCATCGCCGAGAACCCCGAGGACGCCCGCCGCCTCACCATCAAGCGCAACTCCGTCGCCGTCGTGACGGACGGCTCCGCCGTGCTCGGCCTCGGCAACATCGGCCCGAAGGCCGCCCTGCCCGTCATGGAGGGCAAGGCGGCCCTCTTCAAGCGCTTCGCCGGCATCGACGCCTGGCCGATCTGCCTGGACACCCAGGACACCGACGCCATCGTCGAGATCGTCAAGGCCATCGCCCCGGGCTTCGCCGGCATCAACCTGGAGGACATCTCCGCGCCCCGCTGCTTCGAGATCGAGGCACGGCTGCGCGAGGCCCTCGACATCCCGGTCTTCCACGACGACCAGCACGGCACCGCGATCGTCGTGCTCGCCGCCCTCACCAACGCACTGCGCGTGGTGGGCAAGGCGGTTGGGGACGTCCGGGTCGTGATGTCCGGCGCCGGAGCGGCCGGTACGGCCATCCTGAAGCTGCTCATCGCGGCGGGCGTGAAGCACGCCGTCGTCGCCGACATCCACGGCGTCGTGCACGCCGGCCGCGAGGACCTCGTGGACGCCGCCCCCGGGTCGGCGCTGCGCTGGATCGCCGACAACACCAACCCCGAGGGCGTCACCGGCACGCTGAGGGAAGCGGTGCGCGGCGCCGACGTGTTCATCGGCGTCTCCGCCCCGAACGTGCTGGGCGCGGAGGACGTCGCGCGGATGGCGGACGGCGCGATCGTGTTCGCGCTCGCGAACCCCGACCCCGAGGTGGACCCGGCAATCGCCCGGCAGACCGCGGCAGTTGTGGCCACCGGCCGCAGCGACTTCCCGAACCAGATCAACAACGTGCTGGTGTTCCCGGGTGTCTTCCGCGGCCTCCTGGACGCGCAGTCGCGCACCGTCAACACGGAGATGATGCTCGCCGCGGCCACGGCGCTGGCGGACGTCGTCACCGAGGACGAGCTCAACCCGAACTACATCATCCCGTCCGTCTTCAACGACAAGGTCGCCGGCGCCGTCGCCGGGGCCGTCCGGGACGCCGCGAGGGCGGCGGGCGCGGCTGTGACGGGCCCCACCCCGTCCTGAGTCCGGCGCGTCGCGAGTCGCGGGCCCGGAAAACCGCCCTTAGGGTGGCGGACCATGGGCCCGCTACGGGCCGCACGACTTCGGAGGATCCGTCCTCCGGAGGCTCCTTCGGACCGTTCCGGCTCCGTGGAGTCCGCAGGGAGTCGACGGAACGTCACCGGAACGAGCCAGTGGCGCTTTTCGTGTGACTCCGGAGGGTGCCGGATTGGCTTTCCCGCCGCTGGTGGGGGCAGGATGCTCAATTGGGCGCGAGGGTCTGACAGCAGACCCGGGTCCGGGGAACTGTCCGAGGGCCCTGGCAGCATCGGCTTCGATCTCACGCCTCACAGGCAAGAAGAACACGGGAGTAAGAACATGAACCGCAGTGAGCTGGTGGCCGCGCTGGCCGACCGTGCCGAGGTGACCCGCAAGGACGCCGACGCTGTGCTGGCCGCCTTCGCCGAGGTCGTCGGCGAGATCGTCGCCAAGGGCGACGAGAAGGTCACCATCCCCGGTTTCCTGACCTTCGAGCGCACCCACCGTGCCGCTCGCACCGCTCGTAACCCGCAGACCGGCGACCCGATCCAGATCCCGGCCGGCTACAGCGTGAAGGTCTCCGCGGGCTCCAAGCTCAAGGAAGCCGCGAAGGGCAAGTAAGCCCCAGAGCGCGAGGGCGGCCACTTCCCGTCGGGGGGTGGCCGCCTTCGCGCTGTCCGAGGCCGCGACGGGCCGCGGCGCCCCGGTCGGGACCCCGCGCACGCCTGGGCCGCCGAGGAGGCCGCCTCAGGGAGGCGTGCGTTGCCCACCGGGGCGTCGGGGCGGGGCGCACGGGACCGTGGGCGGCCCCGCCGCGCCGCCGCGCGCGGCCTTCGGCGCGAGTGCGGCCGTGCCGCCCGAGCGCGGCGCCCGGCCGTGGGCGCCCGGCGTCGGCGGTGCGGGGAGGTGTCTGCCTGCGGCCGTGGTGCGTGCCTGCGGTGCACGGGGGACGGGCGCCTGTACGCGGTCGGGTCGGAGGCGAGGTGCCCGCGGTCGCGCGGGGACGGCGCACCCGCCCCCGTCGCGTACGGGAACGCACCGAGCGCCGGCGGGCCGCGGGGCGCCCGGACCGGCGCTCGGAGAGACGGGTGGGTCAGACGACCGCGCCGCGCGGAAGCTCGACCTTCGCGCCGAGCTCGACGAGCTTCTCCATGAAGTTCTCGTAGCCGCGGTTGATGAGGTCGATCCCGTGCACCCGGGACGTCCCCTGCGCCGCCAGCGCCGCGATCAGGTACGAGAAGCCGCCGCGCAGGTCGGGGATCACCAGATCCGAGCCCTGGAGCTTCGTCGGGCCGGACACGACCGCCGAGTGCAGGAAGTTGCGCTGGCCGAAGCGGCAGTCCGAGCCGCCCAGGCACTCCCGGTACAGCTGGATGTGCGCACCCATCTGGTTGAGCGCCGAGGTGAAGCCGAGCCGTGACTCGTACACCGTCTCGTGCACGATCGACAGGCCCGCAGCCTGCGTGAGCGCCACCACCAGGGGCTGCTGCCAGTCCGTCTGGAAGCCGGGGTGCACGTCGGTCTCCAGGGCGATCGCGTTGAGGGAGCCGCCCGGGTGCCAGAAGCGGATGCCCTCGTCGTCGATCTCGAAGGCGCCGCCGACCTTCCGGTAGGTGTTGAGGAAGGTCATCATCGAGCGCTGCTGCGCGCCGCGCACGTAGATGTTGCCCTCGGTCGCCAGCGCCGCCGAGGCCCAGGACGCCGCCTCCAGCCGGTCCGGGAGCGCCCGGTGGGTGTAGCCGCCGAGGCGGTCCACACCGGTGATCCGGATGGTCCGGTCGGTGTCCATGGAAATGATCGCGCCCATTTTCTGCAGGACGCAGATCAGGTCCTCGATCTCCGGCTCCACCGCCGCGTTCGACAGCTCCGTGACGCCCTCCGCCAGCACCGCGGTCAACAGCACCTGCTCGGTGGAGCCGACCGACGGATACGGCAGTCGGATCTTGCATCCGCGAAGCCGCTGCGGGGCCTCCAGGTACTGCCCGTCCGCCCGCTTCTCGATCTTCGCACCGAACTGCCGCAGCACGTCGAAGTGGAAGTCGATCGGCCGGCCGCCGATGTCGCAGCCGCCCAGCCCCGGGATGAAGGCGTGCCCGAGCCGGTGCAGCAGCGGGCCGCAGAACAGGATCGGAATGCGCGATGAACCGGCGTGGGCGTCGATGTCCGCGACGTTGGCGCTCTCGACGTGTGTCGGGTCGAGCACCAGTTCGCCGGGCTCGTCCCCGGGGCGCACCGTCACCCCGTGCAGCTGCAGCAGACCGCGGACGACCCGTACGTCGCGGATGTCGGGCACGTTGCGCAGCCGGCTCGGCTCGCTGCCGAGCAGCGCGGCGACCATAGCCTTCGGCACCAGGTTCTTGGCGCCGCGGACGCGGATCTCGCCCTCCAGCGGGGTTCCGCCGTGGACAAGCAGTACATCGTCTGTGCCGGTCATGAATCTCGCGTTCCGGAGGGTCCTCCCAGTGGAGCCGGGGAGGAGTTCGGGCAGGGGCCAGAGAAAAGGTTAAGGCCCTCCTACCCCTGTCTCGTAAGGCCAAGGGCACACCACAGGTGTAATGAATTCGGCACAATACGTTCTGTTTCGTTGCGCCTCCGGAGGGTCACCATCCGCTTTCTTCGGCGGGCGCGCCCTCCCGCTGCCGCGGTGCGCCCTGAGCTGCGTCGGCCCGGACCGGGACGCCCGCTCCCCGCGGAGGGCGAAGATGCGGGATCATGTCTCCCATGACCGAGGTGTCCTCCCTCACAGGGCGGCTGCTCGTCGCCACTCCGGCCCTCGCGGACCCGAACTTCGACCGCGCGGTGGTGCTCCTGCTCGACCATGACGAGGAAGGATCCCTCGGCGTGGTCCTCAACCGGCCCACCCCCGTCGGCGTCGGCGACATCCTGGAGCCCTGGGCAGGTCTGGCCGGTGAGCCCGGCGTGGTCTTCCAGGGCGGTCCCGTCTCCCTCGACTCGGCGCTCGGCCTCGCCGTCATCCCCGGTGACGAGGGGCCGCTCGGATGGCGCAGGGTCCACGGGGCGATCGGCCTCGTCGACCTGGAGGCCCCGCCGGAGCTGCTCGCCTCCTCGCTGGGCTCGCTGCGGATCTTCGCGGGCTACGCGGGCTGGGGGCCGGGTCAGCTGGAGGACGAGCTGGGCGAGGGTGCCTGGTACGTCGTGGAGTCCGAGCCCGGTGACGTCTCCTCCCCGCGGCCGGAGTCGCTGTGGCGGTCCGTGCTGCGGCGGCAGCGCAACGAACTCGCGATGGTGGCCACCTATCCGGACGACCCGTCGCTGAACTGAATCCGCGCGGCTTGAGTACCCTTGGCAGCTATGAGCACTCTCGAGCCCGAGCGCGGGGCAGGTACGGGCACCCTCGTGGAGCCGACACCCCAGGTGTCGCACGGCGACGGCGACCACGAGCGCTTCGCCCATTACGTCCAGAAGGACAAGATCATGGCGAGTGCCCTCGACGGCACTCCCGTGGTGGCACTGTGCGGCAAGGTCTGGGTTCCGGGGCGCGACCCCAAGAAGTACCCGGTGTGCCCGATGTGCAAGGAGATCTACGAGTCCATGGGCTCCGGTGGGGACAAGGACAAGGGCGGCAAGGACAAGAAGTAGCCGGGCGGCCGGTCCGCCGGCCGCCGGACCTTCCTTCCGGCTCGGGGACGGCCCCCGGGACGCACCGGCGTGGTGCGTCCCGGGGGCCGTTCGTGTTGCCCGGCGCCCGCGCGGTGTCTCCCCGGCCCCCGCACGTCGGTGCGCCGCTGCCCGTACGCGTCCCGTCGCACGGTGTGCGCCGCCGGTCGCGGAGTGGTAGATCGGCGACAAGCCGAAGGAGCAGGTCGTCGACGCGGCGATTGCGTCGTTCCGGGCCAGGCCGCGAGGGTCCGGAGGTGGCGGTCGAGTACATACCCACCGGTACGCGCGCCCAGCGGATCAAGGCGGCCCTCAACGACCCGGGGAGCGCGCCCGATCTGGTCGGGCACGGCAACACGGACTCGGCCGGATACGTCGGGGACGGTGGACTCCCCGACGTCACCGAGGAGTTCGGCCCGGGCGGAGGCGACGGACGCCGGCCCCACCGCCATGGAGTCGGTGACGGCGATCGGCGGCGACTCCAACCGTGCGGCCGTCGGGGTGGGCGAGGTGAAGGGCGAGTGCGCGGTCGTCCCGCAGCCCGGTGTCAACGCGGGCTCGATCGCCGGGCCTTCGCGGGCCGCCGACATCGGTGCAACGGGGAGCAGTTCGCACCGTACGCTTCGGTGGACCTCATGAAGTCGCCGGCCGGCAAGGAGATCCGGGGAAGGCCGTTCGGCGCGATCGTACTCGTGCAACGGCGTCCGGTCCCCGGGTCGGGCGGCGCCGTGAAGGACTGAGGGCAT is a window encoding:
- a CDS encoding DUF3039 domain-containing protein; the protein is MSTLEPERGAGTGTLVEPTPQVSHGDGDHERFAHYVQKDKIMASALDGTPVVALCGKVWVPGRDPKKYPVCPMCKEIYESMGSGGDKDKGGKDKK
- a CDS encoding YqgE/AlgH family protein translates to MTEVSSLTGRLLVATPALADPNFDRAVVLLLDHDEEGSLGVVLNRPTPVGVGDILEPWAGLAGEPGVVFQGGPVSLDSALGLAVIPGDEGPLGWRRVHGAIGLVDLEAPPELLASSLGSLRIFAGYAGWGPGQLEDELGEGAWYVVESEPGDVSSPRPESLWRSVLRRQRNELAMVATYPDDPSLN
- a CDS encoding NAD-dependent malic enzyme — protein: MATAPSVSYSMTVRLEVPASGTAVSQLTTAVESSGGSVTGLDVTASGHEKLRIDVTIAATSTTHADEIVEKLNGIEGVTLGKVSDRTFLMHLGGKIEMQSKHPIRNRDDLSMVYTPGVARVCMAIAENPEDARRLTIKRNSVAVVTDGSAVLGLGNIGPKAALPVMEGKAALFKRFAGIDAWPICLDTQDTDAIVEIVKAIAPGFAGINLEDISAPRCFEIEARLREALDIPVFHDDQHGTAIVVLAALTNALRVVGKAVGDVRVVMSGAGAAGTAILKLLIAAGVKHAVVADIHGVVHAGREDLVDAAPGSALRWIADNTNPEGVTGTLREAVRGADVFIGVSAPNVLGAEDVARMADGAIVFALANPDPEVDPAIARQTAAVVATGRSDFPNQINNVLVFPGVFRGLLDAQSRTVNTEMMLAAATALADVVTEDELNPNYIIPSVFNDKVAGAVAGAVRDAARAAGAAVTGPTPS
- a CDS encoding HU family DNA-binding protein, yielding MNRSELVAALADRAEVTRKDADAVLAAFAEVVGEIVAKGDEKVTIPGFLTFERTHRAARTARNPQTGDPIQIPAGYSVKVSAGSKLKEAAKGK
- the murA gene encoding UDP-N-acetylglucosamine 1-carboxyvinyltransferase, which produces MTGTDDVLLVHGGTPLEGEIRVRGAKNLVPKAMVAALLGSEPSRLRNVPDIRDVRVVRGLLQLHGVTVRPGDEPGELVLDPTHVESANVADIDAHAGSSRIPILFCGPLLHRLGHAFIPGLGGCDIGGRPIDFHFDVLRQFGAKIEKRADGQYLEAPQRLRGCKIRLPYPSVGSTEQVLLTAVLAEGVTELSNAAVEPEIEDLICVLQKMGAIISMDTDRTIRITGVDRLGGYTHRALPDRLEAASWASAALATEGNIYVRGAQQRSMMTFLNTYRKVGGAFEIDDEGIRFWHPGGSLNAIALETDVHPGFQTDWQQPLVVALTQAAGLSIVHETVYESRLGFTSALNQMGAHIQLYRECLGGSDCRFGQRNFLHSAVVSGPTKLQGSDLVIPDLRGGFSYLIAALAAQGTSRVHGIDLINRGYENFMEKLVELGAKVELPRGAVV